A stretch of Desulfobacter hydrogenophilus DNA encodes these proteins:
- the cas7c gene encoding type I-C CRISPR-associated protein Cas7/Csd2 → MSLEHKIDFAVIFSVKNANPNGDPLNGNRPRVDYEGFGEISDVCLKRKIRNRLLADGQSIFVQSDDNKKDDSTSLRNRAESKEFGLGKDAFNSKKTKPEETAKLACQKWLDVRSFGQLFAFSGSKNDGVSIPIRGPVTLHSAFSVEPVSVTSTQITKSVSGEGDGTKKSSDTMGMKHRVDKAVYVTYGAMSPQLAERTEFNDEDAETIKNVLPRLFEGDASSARPEGSMNVEKVIWWKHNNKSGQYSSAKVHRTLQVNSDGSFDENELKSALDGLTPEIINGF, encoded by the coding sequence ATGAGTCTTGAACACAAAATTGATTTTGCGGTAATTTTCAGCGTGAAAAATGCAAACCCCAATGGAGATCCTTTAAACGGTAACAGGCCAAGGGTTGACTATGAAGGTTTTGGCGAAATATCAGATGTCTGCCTGAAAAGGAAAATACGCAATCGTCTGCTGGCAGACGGCCAATCCATATTTGTTCAATCCGATGACAATAAAAAAGATGATTCCACAAGTTTGAGAAACCGGGCTGAATCAAAAGAGTTCGGCCTTGGCAAAGATGCGTTCAATAGTAAAAAAACAAAGCCGGAAGAAACTGCAAAGCTTGCTTGTCAGAAATGGCTTGATGTAAGAAGTTTTGGACAGCTTTTTGCTTTCAGCGGGTCTAAGAATGATGGCGTTTCCATACCAATTCGCGGACCTGTTACTCTTCATTCCGCTTTCAGTGTGGAACCTGTCAGTGTGACAAGTACCCAAATCACCAAAAGTGTGAGCGGTGAGGGAGACGGAACCAAGAAAAGTTCCGATACCATGGGCATGAAACACAGGGTGGACAAAGCTGTTTATGTGACCTATGGTGCCATGAGCCCCCAACTTGCAGAAAGAACCGAATTCAATGATGAAGATGCCGAAACGATTAAAAATGTTTTACCCAGATTATTTGAAGGTGACGCATCTTCGGCACGCCCGGAAGGCAGCATGAATGTTGAAAAGGTCATCTGGTGGAAACACAACAATAAATCCGGTCAATATTCTTCTGCAAAAGTTCATCGCACCTTGCAGGTCAATTCCGATGGTTCTTTTGATGAGAACGAACTAAAAAGCGCGCTTGACGGTTTAACACCTGAAATCATTAATGGATTTTAA
- the cas8c gene encoding type I-C CRISPR-associated protein Cas8c/Csd1: protein MSWMAKLYDTYESGTGLDLSDENKLMPISHTLQNAHINIVIDDDGCFKRALVLEGTQIILPATEKSAGRSGKLPPPHPLADKIQYVAKDYSGYGGRKSCFFGDYEKQLNAWCSSEQSHPKAVAVYKYIKKGQVVADLIASKILYVDENNQLMTYWPGEEDKNPPLIFKVLPAIPKNKRQNKDKVEIEPGDALVCWSVEKEGEPESNTWRDERLQQSWIAYNSRTGDISDFCFITGNSSPIAVNHPAKLRHTGDKAKLVSANDSSGFTFRGRFTDPNGRQATSISYEVTQKAHNALRWLISRQGFRNGDQVFVSWAISGKTTPEPLESTWNLLNIDPVFQEKTEEKENSALDYSIDVGESFSNLLNKYMAGYRAKLDPNEQIIIMGLDSATPGRMGIIYYRELLASEFLERMKKWHYEFAWPQRFTVPTPESKKKNAKKTVWSVSSPPPRNIAEAAYGNILKSNEKLKKGVIERILPCIVDGRHFPHDLVLSSVRRTCNRHNCEKWEWERNLGITCALYKGFYLRHPQQNKRREYKMALEEERTTRDYLYGRLLAIAEKIEETALYVGGENRPTTAARLMQRFADHPFSTWRNIELALQPYMQRLKSNRAGFLVNRTKELDSIFEAFSPDDFTSEKPLSGEFLLGYHCQKQAWQNKSNQNKENE, encoded by the coding sequence ATGAGTTGGATGGCCAAACTTTACGACACCTATGAGAGTGGCACGGGTTTAGACTTATCCGATGAGAATAAACTAATGCCCATTAGCCACACGTTGCAAAATGCGCACATCAATATTGTGATTGATGACGATGGTTGTTTTAAGAGAGCCCTTGTCCTTGAAGGTACCCAAATCATTCTCCCTGCAACTGAAAAATCTGCAGGGCGTTCTGGAAAGTTGCCGCCTCCACATCCTTTGGCAGATAAGATTCAATACGTTGCTAAAGACTATTCAGGCTACGGCGGAAGAAAAAGCTGTTTTTTTGGAGACTATGAAAAACAGCTTAATGCATGGTGTTCTTCAGAACAAAGTCATCCAAAAGCTGTTGCAGTTTATAAATATATTAAAAAAGGTCAAGTGGTGGCCGACCTTATTGCCTCAAAAATATTGTACGTTGATGAAAACAATCAACTAATGACATACTGGCCTGGTGAAGAAGATAAGAATCCACCCCTGATATTTAAAGTCCTTCCGGCAATACCGAAAAACAAAAGACAAAATAAAGACAAGGTCGAGATTGAACCTGGCGATGCTCTGGTTTGCTGGTCAGTTGAAAAAGAAGGGGAACCAGAAAGCAATACCTGGCGAGATGAGAGGCTACAGCAAAGCTGGATTGCCTATAATTCCCGGACTGGAGATATTTCGGACTTTTGTTTTATAACTGGAAATTCAAGCCCCATTGCAGTTAACCACCCAGCCAAACTCCGCCACACCGGGGATAAAGCCAAACTGGTCTCTGCAAATGACTCTTCCGGGTTCACATTCCGGGGACGTTTTACTGATCCAAATGGAAGGCAGGCGACCAGTATCAGTTATGAGGTAACTCAGAAAGCCCATAATGCACTACGCTGGCTGATTTCCCGCCAAGGATTCCGGAATGGGGATCAGGTTTTCGTGTCATGGGCGATTTCCGGCAAAACGACTCCAGAACCGCTTGAAAGTACATGGAACCTTCTCAATATAGACCCTGTTTTTCAAGAAAAAACTGAGGAGAAAGAAAATTCTGCTCTGGATTATTCCATAGACGTAGGGGAGTCTTTTTCAAATCTGCTTAATAAATACATGGCGGGTTATCGCGCAAAATTAGATCCCAATGAACAGATTATCATCATGGGCCTTGATTCCGCCACACCAGGGCGAATGGGAATCATATACTATCGTGAACTGCTGGCCAGCGAATTTCTTGAACGAATGAAAAAATGGCACTATGAATTTGCCTGGCCCCAGCGTTTCACTGTCCCAACCCCGGAAAGTAAAAAGAAAAACGCAAAAAAAACTGTCTGGTCAGTTTCCAGCCCGCCTCCCAGAAACATTGCCGAAGCCGCTTACGGCAATATTCTCAAAAGCAATGAAAAACTTAAAAAAGGTGTCATTGAACGAATTTTGCCCTGCATTGTGGACGGAAGGCACTTCCCCCATGATCTTGTTCTTTCTTCGGTTCGCAGAACCTGTAACCGGCATAATTGTGAAAAATGGGAATGGGAAAGAAATCTTGGGATTACCTGTGCCCTTTACAAAGGTTTTTATCTTCGACACCCCCAACAAAATAAAAGGAGAGAATACAAAATGGCTTTAGAAGAAGAAAGGACAACCAGGGATTATCTTTATGGACGATTGTTGGCTATTGCAGAAAAAATCGAAGAAACCGCTCTTTATGTGGGTGGAGAGAACAGGCCGACAACAGCTGCAAGGCTTATGCAACGGTTTGCGGACCACCCGTTTTCGACCTGGCGTAATATTGAACTCGCACTCCAGCCTTATATGCAGAGGCTCAAATCCAACAGAGCCGGATTTTTAGTTAACAGGACAAAAGAACTGGATTCAATCTTTGAGGCATTTTCCCCAGATGACTTCACCAGCGAAAAGCCATTGTCCGGAGAGTTCCTTCTTGGATATCACTGCCAGAAACAGGCGTGGCAAAATAAATCAAATCAAAACAAAGAGAACGAATAA
- the cas5c gene encoding type I-C CRISPR-associated protein Cas5c, with protein sequence MRNDISFRLWGRYALFTDPVTKTGGEKCSYHIPTYEAIKGVLKSIYWKPTIIWYVDKIRVIKSIQTQTKGTKPLVWGGGNTLAIYTFLHKVEYQVHAHFEWNEFRPELKKDQIEGKHFNIAKRMLEKGGRQDIFLGTRDCQGYVEPCLFGEGDGAYDNIDELNFGLMFHSFDYPDETGKKELCTRFWQAVMKKGVLYFPRPETCDKKRFIRKMEPKPFGLGDNVLPVDEEEAVL encoded by the coding sequence ATGAGAAATGACATCAGCTTCAGGCTGTGGGGAAGATATGCATTATTCACCGACCCGGTGACCAAAACCGGCGGAGAAAAATGCAGTTACCATATCCCCACCTATGAAGCGATCAAAGGCGTTTTAAAGTCCATTTACTGGAAACCCACAATTATCTGGTATGTGGATAAAATAAGGGTCATCAAGTCCATTCAAACCCAAACCAAAGGGACAAAGCCCCTGGTCTGGGGCGGCGGAAATACCCTGGCCATTTATACCTTTCTGCATAAGGTAGAATATCAGGTTCATGCCCATTTTGAATGGAATGAATTCCGCCCGGAATTGAAAAAGGATCAGATTGAAGGCAAACATTTCAATATCGCCAAAAGAATGCTTGAAAAAGGCGGGCGCCAGGATATTTTTCTGGGCACCCGGGACTGTCAGGGATATGTGGAGCCCTGCCTTTTTGGTGAGGGAGACGGGGCCTATGATAATATTGATGAACTAAACTTCGGACTGATGTTCCATAGTTTTGATTATCCTGATGAAACAGGCAAAAAAGAATTATGTACCCGATTCTGGCAGGCTGTCATGAAAAAGGGGGTTCTGTATTTTCCCCGACCGGAGACCTGCGACAAAAAACGATTTATCCGCAAAATGGAACCTAAACCATTTGGACTCGGGGACAATGTTTTACCCGTGGATGAAGAGGAGGCCGTGTTATGA
- the cas3 gene encoding CRISPR-associated helicase Cas3': MRNRVDELRNKISKDCLKAAIKQQGLYLLTVPTGGGKTFASMRYALHHAQKHELDHIIYVIPYTSIIDQNAREIRNVLEQAGDENPWVLEHHSNLEPEKQTWQSKLSSENWDAPVIFTTMVQFLEALFGGGTRGPRRMHNLANAVIIFDEIQCLPINCIHLFCNGLKFLTDHAGTTAVLCTATQPVLNCVNKKYGALEIPAENELAGDTADLFRELKRVDIENRTRPGGWTKEQIADLAVAQVQEKGNCLVIVNTKDWARQLYEMCADLMNQGDDGNIVFHLSTSLCPAHRTEILDEIRQRLDNKLPLLCISTQLIEAGVDVDFNSVIRFLAGLDSIAQAAGRCNRNGNNDISQVYVVNPDNESIDLLTDIKTGRDKAKRVLEEKGHEDFLSPMSMDRYFSYYFYERADQMTYPLTAKQAGRQDTLLNLLSDNPLNVGREKDAQKATFSLQQSFKTAGRIFKSIDAPTQAVIVQYNKEGKSIVADLCAAYEPAKTYELLKKAQKYSVNLFPNVWNKLVKAQAVHPVQKGEEIYYLDEQHYNPKFGVSTEVVNEMETPII; the protein is encoded by the coding sequence GTGCGCAACCGGGTTGATGAATTACGAAATAAAATTTCAAAAGATTGCCTGAAAGCCGCGATTAAACAACAAGGCCTATATTTGTTAACGGTTCCAACCGGAGGCGGAAAAACATTTGCTTCCATGCGTTATGCCCTTCATCACGCCCAAAAGCATGAACTGGATCACATTATTTATGTCATTCCCTATACGTCGATCATTGACCAGAATGCCCGGGAAATCAGGAACGTGTTGGAGCAGGCTGGAGATGAAAATCCCTGGGTACTTGAACACCACTCCAATCTTGAACCGGAAAAGCAGACCTGGCAGTCCAAACTATCTTCTGAGAACTGGGACGCACCTGTCATTTTCACCACGATGGTCCAATTTCTTGAGGCTTTATTCGGCGGCGGCACCAGAGGACCCAGACGGATGCACAACCTGGCGAACGCCGTTATCATCTTTGATGAAATTCAATGCCTTCCCATTAACTGTATTCACCTGTTTTGCAACGGACTTAAATTTTTAACAGATCATGCCGGAACCACTGCGGTGCTTTGTACCGCCACCCAGCCGGTGCTTAACTGTGTCAACAAAAAATATGGTGCGCTTGAGATTCCTGCAGAAAATGAATTGGCGGGAGATACAGCTGACCTATTTAGAGAACTAAAAAGAGTAGACATTGAAAACAGAACCCGGCCGGGTGGCTGGACCAAAGAACAAATTGCAGATCTGGCGGTCGCCCAGGTTCAGGAAAAAGGCAATTGCCTTGTAATCGTAAATACCAAGGATTGGGCAAGGCAACTGTATGAGATGTGTGCCGATCTAATGAACCAAGGGGATGATGGAAATATTGTTTTCCATTTAAGTACCAGCCTTTGTCCCGCGCACCGGACTGAAATTCTGGATGAGATTAGACAACGCCTGGATAACAAACTTCCGCTACTTTGTATCTCAACACAGCTTATTGAAGCAGGCGTTGATGTTGATTTTAATTCTGTGATCCGGTTTCTGGCAGGTCTCGACTCCATTGCCCAGGCAGCAGGCCGCTGCAACCGGAATGGAAACAATGACATTTCCCAGGTGTATGTAGTCAACCCTGACAATGAATCCATTGATTTGCTGACAGATATAAAAACAGGCAGGGATAAGGCCAAACGGGTTCTGGAAGAAAAAGGACATGAAGATTTTTTAAGCCCTATGTCCATGGATAGATATTTCTCTTATTATTTTTATGAACGGGCTGATCAGATGACGTACCCCTTGACAGCAAAACAGGCCGGAAGACAGGACACATTGCTGAACCTGCTAAGTGATAACCCGCTCAATGTCGGTCGGGAAAAAGATGCTCAAAAGGCCACTTTCAGTTTGCAGCAGTCTTTTAAAACAGCCGGCAGGATCTTTAAATCCATTGACGCCCCAACCCAGGCTGTAATTGTTCAATATAATAAAGAAGGGAAAAGCATTGTGGCAGATCTGTGTGCAGCATATGAGCCTGCCAAAACATATGAGTTATTGAAAAAAGCACAAAAATACAGTGTCAACCTGTTTCCCAATGTCTGGAATAAGTTAGTCAAAGCCCAGGCCGTACACCCTGTTCAAAAGGGAGAAGAGATCTATTACCTGGACGAGCAGCATTACAATCCGAAATTTGGCGTATCCACTGAAGTTGTCAATGAAATGGAAACACCTATTATTTGA
- a CDS encoding CRISPR-associated endonuclease Cas3'' has translation MKSNFVAHHRSHDDEIQTVYEHLTGVANICKQLTSKIGLPKAGELLGLLHDLGKYSTNFQNYIKTETGLLNPDIDDTNNDTKNLKGKIDHSTAGAQWIWQRFNRYGPQGNLVGQILAVCLASHHGGMIDCLRIEGKNGFLKRIQKNDELTHLQTSLDAADLKIKECIEHIATENFLKQILKQVAGIVSPGKKEPDRLKHFRLGFFTRFLFSCLIDADRIDSADFECPENKGFRNKKKLTGKLP, from the coding sequence ATGAAAAGTAACTTTGTTGCCCACCACCGCAGCCACGATGATGAGATACAAACAGTATACGAACATTTAACGGGTGTGGCAAATATCTGTAAACAACTTACATCGAAAATTGGATTACCTAAAGCAGGAGAATTGCTTGGCCTGCTCCATGATTTAGGCAAATACAGCACTAATTTCCAAAATTATATAAAAACAGAAACAGGTCTTCTCAACCCTGATATTGATGATACAAATAATGACACCAAAAATCTTAAAGGCAAAATTGACCATTCGACAGCAGGCGCTCAATGGATATGGCAGCGCTTTAACCGTTATGGTCCTCAGGGCAATTTAGTTGGACAGATTCTTGCGGTATGTCTGGCTTCCCATCACGGAGGTATGATTGATTGTCTGCGCATAGAAGGTAAAAATGGTTTTCTGAAAAGAATCCAAAAAAATGATGAATTAACTCATCTTCAAACAAGCCTTGACGCAGCAGATCTGAAAATAAAAGAGTGCATTGAACACATTGCAACAGAAAATTTTTTAAAACAAATTTTAAAGCAAGTTGCTGGTATTGTTTCTCCGGGGAAAAAAGAGCCTGACCGTCTAAAGCATTTCAGGCTTGGATTTTTCACCCGTTTTCTGTTCAGTTGTCTTATTGATGCAGACCGTATTGACAGCGCAGATTTTGAATGCCCCGAAAATAAGGGATTTCGAAATAAAAAAAAATTGACTGGCAAATTGCCATAA